Below is a window of Gilliamella sp. ESL0405 DNA.
AGCACCAATCATCACGATTGGTTTTAAGTGATGAGCTTCACCCTTTAGGTACTGTTTTTGTTTATTCGATAAATTCATTAATTTTTTATCACATTAAGTTGTAATTTTGCTATTCTACCCTTATATATATGACTAATCAATGAAGTGAACTCTTTACGTTAAGGATTTATTCGCTGTGAGTAACAAAAAACGCTCAGCTAGCTCGACGCGTTGGCTTAATGAACATTTTAAAGATCGCTTTGTGCAACAAGCACAAAAAAAAGGTCTACGATCGCGAGCTTGGTTCAAATTAGAAGAAATTCAAAAAAGTGACAAACTATTTAAACCCGGTATTACCGTTGTCGATTTAGGCGCGGCGCCTGGGGGTTGGTCACAATATGTCGCATCACTTATCGGCAATAAAGGCCGGATCATCGCTTGTGATTTGCTCCCAATGGATCCTATTGTTGGGGTAGATTTCCTGCAAGGTGACTTTCGAGATGAAGCTGTGCTCAATGCACTCCTCGAGCGTGTTGGAGAAGACAAAGTGCAAGTGGTTATGTCCGACATGGCGCCTAATATGAGTGGACAACCGGCGGTTGACATTCCTAGAGCCATGTACTTAGTTGAACTGGCATTAGATATGTGCCGAGATGTTCTGGCACCGAATGGCAATTTTATTGTGAAAGTCTTTCAAGGCGAAGGATTTGAAGAGTATCTTAAAGCAGTAAGATCACTTTTTAAAACGGTCAAAATACGCAAACCGGAAGCTTCACGTGCAAGGTCAAGAGAAGTTTATATTGTTGCTATGGGGATGAAGTAGCCAGTTGTATAATTTTGTAGTACCATACTTGGTTAATTTTAGTCGTAACTGTTAATTTTTATGAGGGGTTTTTCTTTTGAACGACATGGTAAAGAATCTACTGAT
It encodes the following:
- the rlmE gene encoding 23S rRNA (uridine(2552)-2'-O)-methyltransferase RlmE; this translates as MSNKKRSASSTRWLNEHFKDRFVQQAQKKGLRSRAWFKLEEIQKSDKLFKPGITVVDLGAAPGGWSQYVASLIGNKGRIIACDLLPMDPIVGVDFLQGDFRDEAVLNALLERVGEDKVQVVMSDMAPNMSGQPAVDIPRAMYLVELALDMCRDVLAPNGNFIVKVFQGEGFEEYLKAVRSLFKTVKIRKPEASRARSREVYIVAMGMK